AATCAATGCTTTTTTGATCATCGCTACCAATCTAGGACTTGATGTCTATGCTATGGTAGAAGCCACGAAAAATATTAGAAAAAGATCTTCACTATATATCAACACTATCACCATAAAAGCACTGCTTACCTTTGGAGCTTTAGGAGTCTCGTGGAGCTTACATAGCTATATGGAGCTAAAAGTTTTGCTACTTATCACTATGCTTTTGTGTGCAGATTTGCTTTCTACCATCACACCAGTATGGTACTACCAAGCTGCTGAAGATTTTAGAACCATTTCTCATATTAAAATCACACAAGCCGTGAGCTATTTTTTCTTGGTTCTTCTTTTGCTATGGTGGTTTGAAAATATCATCACGTTGGCAGTAGCTTACATAGGCGCGAATTTGCTCAGTGCAGTTATTTTTGGGAAAAATATTTTTAAAGAACTTAGCTTTTCTTCTACCAAGCCTCATCATTGGCACAAAATCATCAAAGTCTCCATCTATCTAGGAGGTGCACTCTTTCTCAATCAGATATATACTAATACAGACAAAATCATGATAGCCCATATGCTTGGCATCAAGTACAATGGCTACTATGAAGCTGGATACAAACTCTATGCACTTGTACCGGTAATCTTTAGCACTGTATGGACAGTCTTTGCACCAAAAGTGACAAAGAGTATAGATGCAATGAGATCATATAAATGGAGTATTGTTATTCTCTCTTTTTTCATTGCTGCAGTCTTTTATTTTGGTAAAGATTTCATTATCACGCTTCTTTATACAGAAAAATTCGCCCCTACCATATCTTTGATGCCTCTTTTTGCTTTAAGTATAATAGTACTTGCCTGGAGCTATGTTTATACCTCTCTCCTCACAATTTTAGAAAAAAGTAAAGAGTGGTTTTGGATAACATTTGCTTCAGCTACTTTGAATATTTTGCTCAATTTTTTCTTAATTCCACATTTTAGACTTCAAGGAGCACTCTATGCTACGATAATAGCAGAGAGTGTGGCCGCAATTGGAGGATATTATGTGTATAAAAAGGTTAAAGAAGTGTCCTCAGCTCCATCGCATACCACAAGATAATGAGATTGAGCACAAAAATAGCCATACTGCTGGCGCGTGAGAGGAATTTTTGCAAAGGCGTGCGCTCAAGACCATTTGTTTTAAAAGCAATATACATATGGATAATCGTTGCAATGGTGATAAGAACTACCAAGAAAAGCTTTTTTTGTAAGATTGGAGCAATGAGATTTTCTCCATGTATCACATTTTCAAGCCCCATATGAAAAAACATCCAAAGTCCAGTTATGATTAAAATTGTAAGCCATACGCTCTCTACATAGCCATAGATTGGCCCCACATAAAAATAGACCTTCTTTTGCGCATCTTTATCACGCAAAAAAATTCCTAATGCAAAGAGAAAAACGCTTCCTCCAATCCACACTGTAGCTGCTAGAAGATGGATATAAAGAACAAGATTCATCATCGTTTTGGATATCTCCAGTAGCGAGGATTTGCAGTATCAATATGTATGAAATTGGATCTTGGATAATAGCCTATCCCTCCCCTTTTCAATGAAAGTGCTGCATAGCGTAGCATTGAGAGCCTCACATCAGGTATACGGATATCTACTGCCATACCTTTGGTGTGGTAGCTATT
The Nitratiruptor tergarcus DSM 16512 genome window above contains:
- a CDS encoding flippase, with the protein product MKRALSSLFIAETFSRALSFFIIIYVSRVLGVTELGYWSYALAINAFLIIATNLGLDVYAMVEATKNIRKRSSLYINTITIKALLTFGALGVSWSLHSYMELKVLLLITMLLCADLLSTITPVWYYQAAEDFRTISHIKITQAVSYFFLVLLLLWWFENIITLAVAYIGANLLSAVIFGKNIFKELSFSSTKPHHWHKIIKVSIYLGGALFLNQIYTNTDKIMIAHMLGIKYNGYYEAGYKLYALVPVIFSTVWTVFAPKVTKSIDAMRSYKWSIVILSFFIAAVFYFGKDFIITLLYTEKFAPTISLMPLFALSIIVLAWSYVYTSLLTILEKSKEWFWITFASATLNILLNFFLIPHFRLQGALYATIIAESVAAIGGYYVYKKVKEVSSAPSHTTR